From the Lysobacter soyae genome, the window TTCCTTCATCCAATCGTTGCCGTGGAACTGAAGGGCGTCCATCGCACCGTGCGAGAGCAGGGGGAAGTTGCTCCAGGCAAGGTTCGACGCATCAATCATTTCTTTCACTGCCGCGCCGACCACATGCGGCATGCCTTGTCCGCCGAATTCCTCGGGTGCGCTGAGACCGGCCCAACCGTTTTCCACATAGGCCTCGTAGGCCGCTTTGAACCCTTCCGGCGTTTTCACCGCGCCCGTGGCGGTATCCAGAGTGCAGCCTTGTTCGTCGCCGACGGAATTCAGCGGTGCCAGCACGTTCTCGGTGAAACGCGCGGCTTCGTCGAGAATAGCGTCAACCAATTCGCGGCCGACTTCAGGTTTGCCGACGGCCTCGAAAGTTTTGTCGGTGTTCAACACATCGAACAAAGCAAAACGCAGGTCGTCAACAGGGGCGCGATAACGATTGCTCATGGGTTCTCCGAATTAGCGCAACGTGCCCGGCAGGCCGGGTACAGGGCTCAGTTGATTGTGTTTGGAATCGAGGATGTAGTCGCGCGCGCCGCCGGTGCCGGGCGCGGCACTGACTTTGCCGCCCAAGGTGTAGGGCAGGCTGCGACCGCTGGCCAACGCATCGGCGATGAACAATTTCGCTTGTGCATCGGGCGTGATCTGCAAGTTGAAGACATCGGCGCTCTCGGCCGGTACGGTCATTGCCGGCGCAGCGTTCAGCGGCACGACAGTGCTGTCGTCGAATCGGGCCATTAACGCGATACGGTCGAATCGCATCTCAATGCTGCTGTAATTCTGCAAGCGCACGGTGACGTTCCAGCGCCCGTTCGCGTCCACTTGGATTTGTTGGATGCGCGCATCCGGTTCGGAGATGCGTGCGCCGCCGGTGGAAGCGCAAGCGCCGACCAAAGCCGAAAGCAAAATGATGAGCAGGGTACGTACCAAGGTCATGGGAATTGTTCCTTGAAGCTAATGAAAGGATACCGTTACGAATGGTGAAGTTGGAAGCTTGCTTCGGCTTCGAGCAAACCCCATCTTTGAGGCGATGACCTATGACTTGCAAGACATCCTGTTGTTTGACAACAGCTTTCCGAGGAAGTTGCCGAAAGATCCGGTGACCGGTCCCGGCGTACGTCAGGTGCTGGCCGCTTGGTCGGCAGTGGCGCCCGAACCTGTGTCGGCGCCACGCGTGATCGCGGTGTCGGATGACATGTTATCGGTGCTCGGGTTGCCGACAGTGATCGCGCAATCACAGCGTTTTGCTGATGTGTTCTCCGGCAATGCATTGCTCCCCAGAATGCAGCCGCATGCGACCAACTATGGCGGGCATCAATTCGGGCATTGGGCGGGTCAACTGGGCGACGGACGTGCAATCACTTTGGGCGAGGTCGTCGCAGCGGACGGCGCGCATTGGGAGTTGCAACTGAAAGGGGCAGGACGCACGCCGTATTCGCGCCATGCTGACGGGCGCGCCGTATTGCGATCGTCGGTTCGTGAGTTCCTCTGTAGCGAAGCGATGTACCACCTCGGTGTCCCGACCACACGCGCCCTGTCCTTGATGTCGACCGGTGATCCGGTCTTGCGCGATATGTTTTACGACGGTCGCCCGCGGGAAGAGCCCGGCGCAATCGTCTGTCGTGTCTCGCCATCGTTCCTGCGCTTCGGACATTTTCAATTGCCGGCATCACGCGGCGACCAAGCATTGCTGCAATCCCTGGTCGACTTTTGCATCACCCGCGATTTTCCGCAGCTGGGGCAGCCGGATCCTGATGCTTATGCGGAATGGTTCAAGGCGGTATGTGTTCGCACCGCTACGATGATTGCCGAGTGGATGCGCGTCGGCTTCGTCCACGGCGTCATGAACACCGACAACATGAGTGTGCTCGGTCTCACCATCGACTACGGTCCTTATGGGTTCCTGGACGCATTCGATCCTGATTTCACCCCTAATACCACTGACGCGCAGGGGCGCCGCTACCGATACGGCTGGCAGCCGCGCATCGCTTATTGGAACTTGCAGCAATTGGCTTCGGCCATCGCACCGTTGTTTGACGACGTAGCGCCATTGCAGGCGGGACTTGAGGCTTACGCGGCGGAATTCGATGCTCGCACACGCGAGAACACCGCACGCAAACTCGGGTTGTCGGGCTGCACGGAAGAAGACTTGCGCTTGATGGCCGATTTGCAGGTCTGGATGCATGTGGCCGAAGTCGACATGACGCTCTTCTTTAACGCACTCGGATCCGCGGACGCAGGGGCGTTGAACACGGCGCATTTTGACGAGGCGCACTACGACTTGTCCAAGCGTGCCGCCCACATGGGTGATTTTGAGAACTGGCTGTCGCGATACAAAGCACGTGTTCAAGCCGATGGCTGGGATCCCGAGCAGCGAATGGCCGTAATGCGCCAAGCCAACCCGGCGTTCATCCTGCGCAATTGGATGACGCAACGTGCCATCGAGCGCGCGGAAGCGGGCGACGAGCAAGTTATTTTGGATTTGCTTGAGGTCATTCGACGCCCTTACGAGCCGCACGCAGGATTTACCGGAGTCGCCGGAAAGCGCCCGGATTGGGCGCGCAATGCCCCCGGTTGTTCGATGCTGTCCTGCTCATCTTGAAAAGCTTTGCGCGTCGGGCTTGCCGCGACTCGGAGGTCTGGCTATACTTGGCGGCTCGCGAAAGCGACGGCTAGGTAGCTCAGTTGGTAGAGCAGGGGATTGAAAATCCCCGTGTCGGGGGTTCGATTCCCTCCCTGGCCACCATTTTTCAAGGGTCTGCAGAAATGCAGACCCTTTTTCAAAGGTGGAATGAAATTGGAAGCGCTTCTCGTCTCCACGGGCGTCGTCGCCCTCGCCGAAATCGGCGACAAGACCCAACTGCTCGCCTTCCTTCTCGCCGCGCGTTTCAAAAAACCGGTGCCCATCATTCTCGGCATCCTGGCCGCCACCGTCGTCAATCACGGCTTGGCCGGCGCACTCGGCGCTTGGATCACCGCATCGGTCAGCCCGGAAATCCTTCGCTGGGTGCTGGGCCTGTCCTTCATCGGGATGGCCATTTGGACCCTGATCCCGGACAAGATCGAAGAAGAGGAAACCCGAATCGGCAAACGCTTCGGCGTTTTCGGCGCCACCCTGGTGACCTTCTTCCTGGCTGAGATGGGCGACAAGACCCAAATCGCAACCATCGCCATGGCAGCCCATTATTCGACACCGGTCATGGTGGTGATCGGTACGACCCTCGGCATGCTGATCGCAGACGTACCCGCGGTCTTTGTCGGCGACAAGCTTGCCGCAAAAATTCCGATGAGGCTGGTGCATTCCATTGCCGCGGCGATTTTTGCGCTTTTGGGTCTGGCCACACTGTTTGGGGCCGGTGCAAAGCTCGGTTTCTGACGACGCATAAAAAACGCCCGGCGATGCATGCCGGGCGTTTTGTCTTTCACCGATCGGTCGGAACGATCAGGCGCCGTTGTTGACCGGAATCAGGCGGATTTCGACGCGACGGTTCTTGGCGCGGCCCGCATCGGT encodes:
- a CDS encoding LEA type 2 family protein; amino-acid sequence: MTLVRTLLIILLSALVGACASTGGARISEPDARIQQIQVDANGRWNVTVRLQNYSSIEMRFDRIALMARFDDSTVVPLNAAPAMTVPAESADVFNLQITPDAQAKLFIADALASGRSLPYTLGGKVSAAPGTGGARDYILDSKHNQLSPVPGLPGTLR
- a CDS encoding protein adenylyltransferase SelO encodes the protein MTYDLQDILLFDNSFPRKLPKDPVTGPGVRQVLAAWSAVAPEPVSAPRVIAVSDDMLSVLGLPTVIAQSQRFADVFSGNALLPRMQPHATNYGGHQFGHWAGQLGDGRAITLGEVVAADGAHWELQLKGAGRTPYSRHADGRAVLRSSVREFLCSEAMYHLGVPTTRALSLMSTGDPVLRDMFYDGRPREEPGAIVCRVSPSFLRFGHFQLPASRGDQALLQSLVDFCITRDFPQLGQPDPDAYAEWFKAVCVRTATMIAEWMRVGFVHGVMNTDNMSVLGLTIDYGPYGFLDAFDPDFTPNTTDAQGRRYRYGWQPRIAYWNLQQLASAIAPLFDDVAPLQAGLEAYAAEFDARTRENTARKLGLSGCTEEDLRLMADLQVWMHVAEVDMTLFFNALGSADAGALNTAHFDEAHYDLSKRAAHMGDFENWLSRYKARVQADGWDPEQRMAVMRQANPAFILRNWMTQRAIERAEAGDEQVILDLLEVIRRPYEPHAGFTGVAGKRPDWARNAPGCSMLSCSS
- a CDS encoding TMEM165/GDT1 family protein codes for the protein MKLEALLVSTGVVALAEIGDKTQLLAFLLAARFKKPVPIILGILAATVVNHGLAGALGAWITASVSPEILRWVLGLSFIGMAIWTLIPDKIEEEETRIGKRFGVFGATLVTFFLAEMGDKTQIATIAMAAHYSTPVMVVIGTTLGMLIADVPAVFVGDKLAAKIPMRLVHSIAAAIFALLGLATLFGAGAKLGF